The following proteins are encoded in a genomic region of Natrinema sp. DC36:
- a CDS encoding linear amide C-N hydrolase: MCTRLVYLGPENIVLTGRSMDWHGKIGTNIWGFPRGMERTGEVGPASIRWTAEYGSVVASAYDIATTDGMNEAGLVANVLWLTESDYPEWDGDRPGLSISLWAQYVLDNFATVAEAVENHRNEEFVVVSDEIPDEGRLATLHLSISDATGDSAILEYVDGELTIHHGRKYQVMTNSPTFDQQLALDEYWSEIGGTVMLPGTNRPADRFARASFYVNAIPQTQNRRTATASVFGALRNVSVPYGISTPDAPHISSTRWRTVADHRDRRYYFESALSPNVFWLDLDGIDFEADAGVRSLSLGENQANVFAGDVADELVETEPFEFLGVPAPSG, from the coding sequence ATGTGTACGCGATTAGTGTATCTCGGACCCGAGAATATCGTGCTCACTGGCCGGTCGATGGACTGGCACGGCAAGATCGGAACGAACATTTGGGGCTTCCCACGCGGAATGGAGCGAACGGGCGAAGTCGGTCCTGCCTCGATACGGTGGACCGCCGAGTACGGCAGTGTCGTCGCATCCGCGTACGACATCGCGACGACCGACGGGATGAACGAGGCGGGTCTAGTCGCGAACGTCCTGTGGCTCACCGAATCCGACTATCCCGAGTGGGATGGCGACAGACCTGGACTGTCGATTTCGCTGTGGGCGCAGTACGTCCTCGACAACTTCGCGACGGTGGCCGAGGCAGTCGAGAACCACCGGAACGAAGAATTCGTGGTCGTTTCCGACGAAATCCCGGACGAAGGCCGGTTGGCCACCCTCCACCTGTCCATCTCGGACGCCACGGGTGACAGTGCCATCCTCGAGTACGTCGACGGCGAGTTGACGATCCACCACGGTCGGAAGTATCAGGTGATGACGAATTCCCCGACGTTCGACCAACAACTCGCACTCGACGAGTATTGGTCGGAGATCGGCGGAACAGTCATGCTACCGGGGACGAATCGTCCGGCTGACCGATTCGCCCGCGCGAGTTTCTACGTGAACGCGATCCCACAGACCCAGAACCGTCGAACCGCAACGGCGAGCGTCTTCGGCGCGCTCCGCAACGTCTCCGTGCCGTACGGGATCAGTACGCCGGACGCACCGCATATCTCCTCGACGCGTTGGCGCACGGTCGCCGATCACCGTGACCGACGCTACTACTTCGAGTCGGCGCTCTCACCGAACGTTTTCTGGCTGGACCTCGACGGGATCGACTTCGAAGCCGATGCCGGAGTTCGATCGCTGTCGCTCGGTGAGAACCAGGCGAACGTCTTCGCCGGCGATGTCGCCGACGAACTTGTCGAGACTGAGCCGTTCGAGTTTCTTGGTGTCCCGGCTCCATCGGGCTAA
- a CDS encoding glycosyltransferase → MTGDERDGNADVSFVVPARNEADYLRGTLASLTALDTAYEYEILVVDGDSSDTTREIAREYDATVVPESGGGIAAARNLGAERASGEWLAFVDADTRVRANYLTELLGFVEANTLAAASSYCRITGPRRAKLMEVTINHVFSRLERPILPGFNCFVHRRAFEEIGGFPDVSNEDTAFSRRLARRYPTAYCPTVLVESSGRRISEDGLTGTLWHYARLDLERLRAEY, encoded by the coding sequence ATGACTGGCGACGAGCGCGACGGCAACGCAGACGTCAGTTTCGTGGTGCCGGCGCGAAACGAGGCGGACTACCTCCGGGGAACCCTCGCGAGCCTGACCGCGCTGGATACGGCCTACGAGTACGAGATACTCGTCGTCGACGGCGACTCGAGCGACACGACCCGAGAGATCGCCCGCGAATACGACGCGACGGTCGTCCCCGAATCCGGCGGAGGGATCGCCGCGGCGCGGAACCTCGGGGCCGAACGCGCGTCCGGCGAGTGGCTGGCCTTCGTCGATGCGGACACGCGGGTGCGGGCGAACTATCTCACCGAACTGCTCGGCTTCGTCGAGGCCAACACGCTCGCGGCCGCCAGTTCCTACTGTCGGATCACCGGTCCCCGCCGAGCGAAGCTCATGGAAGTGACGATCAACCACGTCTTCTCGCGGCTCGAGCGGCCGATCCTGCCGGGGTTCAACTGCTTCGTCCACCGGCGGGCCTTCGAGGAGATCGGTGGCTTTCCCGACGTGTCGAACGAGGACACGGCATTCAGCCGACGGCTCGCGCGCCGCTACCCGACGGCCTACTGCCCGACCGTGCTGGTCGAAAGTTCGGGCCGGCGAATCTCCGAGGACGGGTTGACGGGGACGCTGTGGCATTACGCGCGACTCGACCTCGAGCGGCTCAGAGCGGAGTACTGA
- a CDS encoding pyridoxamine 5'-phosphate oxidase family protein, whose product MSNVPPEAERLLESEPLMAHLGTCAEGRPHVAPVWYRYADGVVEIVTTGRKLANIRKNPRVAISVQNDEAGHAQWMVSLLGTATVVDDESETAAARRRINEKYDAESDAYAENTLVRIEVGSATYQTY is encoded by the coding sequence GTGTCGAACGTACCACCGGAGGCGGAACGCCTGCTCGAGAGCGAGCCGCTGATGGCCCATCTGGGAACCTGCGCCGAGGGACGGCCCCACGTCGCGCCGGTCTGGTACCGGTACGCGGACGGCGTCGTCGAGATCGTGACAACTGGTCGGAAGCTGGCGAATATCAGGAAGAATCCGCGGGTCGCCATCTCGGTACAGAACGACGAGGCGGGGCACGCGCAGTGGATGGTATCGCTACTCGGCACGGCGACGGTCGTCGACGACGAAAGCGAGACGGCCGCGGCTCGCCGCCGGATCAACGAGAAGTACGACGCGGAGTCCGACGCGTACGCCGAAAACACGCTGGTCCGGATCGAGGTCGGCTCGGCGACGTACCAGACGTACTGA
- a CDS encoding deoxyhypusine synthase — MSDEHEGDNGSDAPDAGDEANDHHDPDRETFSHDPIGHAEVRAGMTVGELADEYGNAGVGAADLHEAVDVTEAMFDDDVTVFFGLAGAMVPTGMRAIVADLIRDGYIDVLVTTGANLTHDSIEAIGGKHHHGAVHAEGKTEREHDETLRDEGVDRIYNVYLPQEFFADFESHLREEVFPVLEAECEDGDLVSIQRLTEELGRANAEVNERDEIAEDAGIAAAASENDVPIYCPAIQDSVLGLQAWMYSQTSAFSLDALADMTPLTDIAYHAEEAGAFVVGGGVPKNFTLQTMLVSPDAYDYAVQLTMDPKQTGGLSGATLDEARSWGKLEKDAENVSVYADATITLPLVVAAARERLEN, encoded by the coding sequence ATGAGCGACGAGCACGAGGGCGACAACGGGAGCGACGCTCCCGACGCCGGCGACGAGGCGAACGACCACCACGACCCCGACCGGGAGACCTTCTCGCACGACCCGATCGGCCACGCCGAGGTCCGCGCCGGAATGACGGTCGGCGAACTCGCGGACGAGTACGGCAACGCGGGCGTCGGCGCGGCGGACCTCCACGAGGCCGTCGACGTCACCGAAGCGATGTTCGATGACGACGTGACCGTCTTCTTCGGCCTCGCGGGCGCGATGGTCCCGACGGGGATGCGAGCGATCGTCGCCGACCTGATTCGGGACGGCTACATCGACGTCCTCGTCACGACCGGCGCGAACCTCACGCACGATTCCATCGAGGCCATCGGCGGGAAACACCACCACGGCGCGGTCCACGCCGAGGGAAAGACCGAACGGGAACACGACGAGACGCTGCGCGACGAGGGCGTCGACCGCATTTACAACGTCTATCTCCCCCAGGAGTTCTTCGCCGACTTCGAGTCGCACCTCCGCGAGGAGGTCTTCCCAGTGCTCGAGGCCGAATGCGAAGACGGGGACCTCGTCTCGATCCAGCGGCTCACGGAGGAACTCGGCCGGGCGAACGCCGAGGTGAACGAACGCGACGAGATCGCGGAAGACGCCGGGATCGCCGCCGCAGCGTCCGAGAACGACGTGCCGATCTACTGTCCCGCCATCCAGGACTCCGTGCTCGGCCTGCAGGCGTGGATGTACTCCCAGACGTCGGCCTTCTCGCTGGACGCGCTGGCTGACATGACGCCGCTGACTGACATCGCCTACCACGCGGAGGAAGCCGGTGCGTTCGTCGTCGGCGGCGGCGTTCCCAAGAACTTCACCCTCCAGACGATGCTCGTCTCGCCCGACGCCTACGATTACGCCGTCCAGCTGACGATGGACCCCAAACAGACCGGCGGCCTCTCCGGCGCGACGCTGGACGAGGCCCGCTCGTGGGGCAAACTCGAAAAAGATGCCGAGAACGTCTCGGTGTACGCCGACGCGACGATCACGCTGCCCCTCGTGGTCGCCGCCGCTCGAGAACGGCTCGAAAACTGA
- a CDS encoding Nif3-like dinuclear metal center hexameric protein, protein MNLSSVVDRLDEELRTADYADVDASANGLQVGPEEADIDRVAFAVDGVRETVDRAVEADADLLVVHHGLSWGGFDRVTGRTYDRIAPLIENDLALYVSHLPLDGHPELGNAAGVADLLGLENRAPFGELGSEHIGQRGTAAGSYTPDELQERLETNLDTGGQPVQHLAFGPDKIEDVAIVTGSGVDWLDEAVDAGADALVTGEGKGKAYHEAREAGIHVFLAGHYATETFGVRSLRDLVEEWGHETTFLDVPTGL, encoded by the coding sequence ATGAACCTCTCGAGCGTCGTCGATCGACTCGACGAAGAGCTTCGAACCGCAGACTACGCCGACGTCGACGCCAGCGCGAACGGGCTGCAGGTCGGCCCGGAGGAGGCCGATATCGATCGCGTCGCGTTCGCCGTCGACGGCGTCCGCGAAACGGTAGACCGCGCCGTCGAGGCCGACGCGGACCTGCTGGTCGTCCACCACGGGCTCTCGTGGGGCGGCTTCGACCGCGTGACCGGCCGCACGTACGACCGAATCGCGCCCCTGATCGAGAACGACCTCGCGCTGTACGTCTCGCACCTCCCGCTGGACGGGCACCCGGAACTGGGCAACGCCGCCGGCGTCGCCGACCTGCTCGGACTCGAGAACCGCGCTCCCTTCGGCGAACTCGGCTCCGAGCACATCGGCCAGCGCGGAACGGCAGCTGGTTCCTACACCCCTGACGAGCTCCAAGAGCGCCTCGAGACCAATCTGGATACCGGCGGCCAGCCCGTCCAGCACCTCGCTTTTGGCCCCGACAAGATCGAGGATGTCGCAATCGTCACCGGCAGCGGGGTCGACTGGCTCGACGAGGCCGTCGACGCCGGCGCGGACGCGCTGGTGACCGGCGAGGGGAAAGGAAAGGCCTACCACGAGGCCCGTGAAGCCGGGATTCACGTCTTCCTCGCGGGTCACTACGCGACGGAGACGTTCGGCGTGCGTTCGCTGCGGGATCTGGTCGAGGAGTGGGGGCACGAGACGACCTTCCTCGACGTGCCGACGGGACTGTAG